A genomic window from Methylorubrum extorquens includes:
- the murB gene encoding UDP-N-acetylmuramate dehydrogenase, with protein sequence MTAHSLIDDIRAAAPDLRGRILENQSLADLTWFRVGGPAQVLFSPADEEDLSVFLAALDPSVPVTVIGLGSNLIVRDGGIPGVTIRLGGKAFGSVEIDAEKIRSGTAVPDMRLAKAAAEASLDGLAFFRGIPGSVGGALRMNAGAHGGETTDVLVEVRGIDRKGELRRFTHAEMGFRYRHSSAPDDVIFTGATFRGRPGNREEIEAEMERVTAAREAAQPIRERTGGSTFKNPAGGKAWQLIDAAGCRGLSRGGAQVSEMHCNFLINRGGATATDIEGLGEEVRRRVREHSGFELHWEIKRIGVEASPA encoded by the coding sequence ATGACCGCGCACTCCCTTATCGACGACATTCGCGCCGCAGCGCCCGACCTCCGCGGCCGCATCCTCGAAAACCAGTCGCTCGCCGACCTCACGTGGTTCCGCGTCGGCGGGCCGGCGCAGGTGCTGTTCAGCCCGGCCGACGAGGAGGACCTGTCCGTGTTCCTCGCCGCCCTCGATCCATCGGTGCCGGTCACGGTGATCGGCCTCGGCTCGAACCTGATCGTGCGCGACGGCGGCATCCCCGGCGTGACGATCCGGCTCGGCGGCAAGGCCTTCGGCTCGGTCGAGATCGATGCGGAAAAAATCCGATCCGGCACCGCCGTGCCCGACATGCGGCTCGCCAAGGCGGCGGCGGAAGCCAGCCTCGATGGGCTCGCCTTCTTCCGCGGCATCCCCGGCTCCGTCGGCGGCGCGCTGCGCATGAACGCCGGGGCGCATGGCGGTGAGACCACCGACGTGCTGGTGGAGGTCCGCGGCATCGACCGGAAGGGCGAACTCCGCCGCTTCACCCATGCCGAGATGGGGTTCCGCTATCGCCATTCCTCGGCGCCCGACGACGTGATCTTCACGGGCGCGACCTTCCGCGGCCGCCCCGGCAACCGCGAAGAGATCGAGGCGGAGATGGAGCGGGTGACCGCGGCGCGCGAGGCCGCCCAGCCGATCCGCGAGCGCACCGGCGGCTCGACCTTCAAGAACCCGGCGGGCGGCAAGGCATGGCAGCTCATCGACGCCGCCGGCTGCCGCGGGCTGAGCCGCGGCGGGGCTCAGGTCTCGGAGATGCACTGCAACTTCCTGATCAACCGCGGCGGCGCCACCGCCACCGACATCGAGGGGCTCGGCGAGGAAGTGCGGCGCCGGGTGCGCGAGCATTCGGGCTTCGAACTGCACTGGGAGATCAAGCGGATCGGCGTCGAGGCGTCACCCGCCTGA
- a CDS encoding SMI1/KNR4 family protein has translation MASTDPTALTEHLGRLVDDIAAAADRARTGGDILRLRDRLNREWDGAKPGAHLAPETYAALRLRCEAAHTRLTERFVSLRDSTPQPEPRLLIDPDGPTVATFFEADTPAVDWAAGAEAAIGVAEARLGTRLPETLKALYRRRNGGATDFFLATDTPDAPLEFEGDAAVREADEVWRTVLPGFDLAALERLESLGAVSDGIDFGSEDESWRAVLPEIDRLIALSNHGSDLWLCLDYADAVFEPSVVLFDAIAPDGPGRITFRRPDFARFFDGLRRHGITVEDGVAMRGSRLLGEEA, from the coding sequence ATGGCTTCGACCGACCCCACGGCCCTGACCGAGCATCTCGGCAGGCTCGTCGACGACATCGCCGCCGCGGCCGATCGGGCCCGGACAGGCGGCGACATCCTGCGCCTGCGCGACCGGCTCAACCGTGAGTGGGACGGCGCGAAACCCGGTGCCCACCTTGCCCCGGAAACCTACGCGGCCCTGCGGCTTCGCTGCGAGGCCGCGCATACCCGCCTTACCGAACGCTTCGTCAGCCTCAGGGATTCCACCCCGCAGCCGGAGCCGCGCCTCCTCATCGATCCCGACGGCCCGACCGTCGCGACCTTTTTCGAGGCGGATACGCCGGCCGTGGATTGGGCGGCCGGGGCCGAGGCGGCGATCGGCGTGGCCGAAGCCCGCCTCGGGACGAGGCTACCCGAGACGCTCAAGGCGCTCTACCGGCGGCGGAACGGCGGGGCGACGGACTTCTTCCTCGCTACGGATACCCCCGACGCCCCCCTCGAATTCGAGGGCGACGCGGCGGTCCGCGAGGCCGACGAGGTCTGGCGGACGGTGCTGCCCGGCTTCGACCTGGCCGCCCTGGAGCGGCTGGAGAGCCTCGGCGCGGTCAGTGACGGCATCGACTTCGGCAGCGAGGACGAGTCCTGGCGCGCCGTGCTGCCGGAGATCGATCGCCTGATCGCGCTCAGCAATCACGGCTCCGACCTCTGGCTCTGCCTCGATTACGCGGACGCGGTCTTTGAACCGTCGGTGGTGCTGTTCGACGCGATCGCGCCGGATGGACCCGGCCGCATCACCTTCCGCCGCCCCGATTTCGCGCGCTTCTTCGACGGGCTGCGGCGGCACGGCATCACCGTCGAGGACGGCGTCGCCATGCGCGGCAGCCGGCTCCTCGGCGAGGAGGCCTGA
- the murC gene encoding UDP-N-acetylmuramate--L-alanine ligase, which yields MKLPEKLGPIHFIGIGGIGMSGIAEVMANLGYTVQGSDANDNANVRRLSENGIRTFVGHRAENVENAALVVVSTAIRRDNPELIEARERRLPVVRRAEMLAELMRFKSCVAVAGTHGKTTTTSLVATLLDAGNLDPTVINGGIINAYGTNARMGAGDWMVVEADESDGTFLKLPADVAIVTNIDPEHLDHFGSFEAIKDAFRRFIDNIPFYGFAVMCIDHPIVQDLVGHIEDRRIITYGENPQADVRLIDIDLKGGQSRFRVMIRDRRPGFRMEIEDLVLPMPGRHNALNATAALAVAHELGVPADAIRKALAGFGGVKRRFTRTGEWNGATIFDDYGHHPVEIQAVLRAARASTDGRVIAIVQPHRYTRLQSLFEDFCTCFNDADTVIVAPVYAAGEAPIEGIDRDSLIAGLKARGHRDAVALERPEDLARLVASRAGANDYVVCLGAGTITQWAYALPGELAALQG from the coding sequence ATGAAGCTGCCCGAAAAGCTCGGCCCCATCCACTTCATCGGCATCGGCGGCATCGGCATGTCCGGCATCGCCGAGGTCATGGCCAATCTCGGCTATACGGTGCAGGGCTCGGATGCGAACGACAACGCCAACGTCCGGCGCCTCTCCGAGAACGGCATCCGCACCTTCGTCGGCCACCGGGCCGAGAACGTCGAGAACGCGGCCCTCGTCGTGGTCTCCACCGCGATCCGCCGCGACAATCCGGAGCTGATCGAGGCCCGCGAGCGCCGCCTGCCGGTGGTGCGCCGCGCCGAGATGCTGGCCGAGCTGATGCGCTTCAAGTCCTGCGTCGCGGTGGCCGGCACCCACGGCAAGACCACGACGACCTCGCTGGTCGCCACCCTGCTCGACGCCGGCAACCTCGACCCCACCGTCATCAACGGCGGCATCATCAACGCCTACGGCACCAATGCCCGCATGGGAGCCGGCGACTGGATGGTGGTGGAGGCCGACGAATCCGACGGCACCTTCCTCAAGCTGCCGGCCGATGTCGCCATCGTCACCAACATCGACCCCGAGCATCTTGATCATTTCGGCTCGTTCGAGGCGATCAAGGACGCGTTCCGGCGCTTCATCGACAACATCCCGTTCTACGGCTTTGCGGTGATGTGCATTGATCACCCGATCGTGCAGGATCTCGTCGGGCATATCGAGGACCGGCGCATCATCACCTACGGCGAGAACCCGCAGGCCGACGTGCGCCTCATCGACATCGACCTGAAGGGCGGCCAGAGCCGCTTCCGGGTCATGATCCGAGACCGCCGCCCCGGCTTCCGCATGGAGATCGAGGATCTCGTCCTGCCGATGCCCGGCCGTCACAACGCGCTCAACGCCACCGCGGCGCTGGCGGTGGCCCACGAACTCGGCGTGCCGGCGGACGCGATCCGCAAAGCGCTGGCCGGCTTCGGCGGTGTCAAGCGCCGCTTCACCCGCACGGGCGAGTGGAACGGCGCGACGATCTTCGACGATTACGGCCACCACCCGGTGGAGATCCAGGCGGTGCTGCGCGCGGCCCGCGCCTCGACCGACGGTCGGGTCATCGCCATCGTGCAGCCCCACCGCTACACCCGGCTTCAGTCGCTGTTCGAGGATTTCTGCACCTGCTTCAACGACGCCGACACGGTGATCGTCGCCCCCGTCTACGCGGCGGGCGAGGCACCGATCGAGGGCATCGACCGCGACTCGCTGATCGCCGGCCTGAAGGCCCGCGGCCACCGCGACGCCGTCGCCCTGGAGCGGCCGGAGGATCTGGCCCGGCTCGTGGCCAGCCGCGCCGGCGCCAACGACTACGTGGTGTGCCTCGGCGCCGGTACGATCACCCAGTGGGCCTATGCGCTGCCGGGCGAACTGGCGGCGTTGCAGGGGTGA
- the guaB gene encoding IMP dehydrogenase, whose product MARISADSIIEGLTFDDVLLRPAASSVMPGEVDIASRLTRTIRLNMPIIASAMDTVTEAPMAIAMAQNGGLGVIHRNLEPAEQAEQVRLVKKYESGMVLNPITIHPDETLADAFEVMKKNRISGIPVVERGPNGSRGKLVGILTNRDVRFATNAGQPVAELMTRDRLITVREGVTQDEAKRLLHQFRIEKLLVVDDHYRCIGLITVKDIEKQVTYPNAVKDEQGRLRVAAATTTGDAGFERAERLIDAGCDVVVVDTAHGHSRKVLDSVARVKQLSNAVQIIAGNVATAEGARALIDAGADAIKVGIGPGSICTTRIVAGVGVPQLTALMEAVEAAHGADVPVIADGGIKFSGDLAKAIAAGASVAMLGSLLAGTDEAPGEVFLYQGRSYKSYRGMGSVGAMARGSADRYFQAEVNDTHKLVPEGIEGQVPYKGPVAAVLHQLAGGLRAAMGYVGAPTVPEFQERAQFVRITNAGLRESHVHDVTITRESPNYPSRA is encoded by the coding sequence ATGGCTCGTATCAGCGCTGACTCGATCATCGAGGGCCTGACCTTCGACGACGTGTTGCTGCGCCCCGCCGCCTCTTCGGTCATGCCGGGCGAGGTCGACATCGCCAGCCGCCTCACCCGCACGATCCGGCTGAACATGCCGATCATCGCCTCGGCGATGGACACCGTCACCGAGGCGCCCATGGCCATCGCCATGGCCCAGAACGGCGGCCTCGGCGTGATCCACCGCAACCTCGAGCCGGCCGAGCAGGCCGAGCAGGTCCGCCTCGTCAAGAAGTACGAGTCGGGCATGGTGCTCAACCCGATCACCATCCACCCCGACGAGACGCTCGCCGACGCGTTCGAGGTGATGAAGAAGAACCGGATCTCCGGCATCCCGGTGGTCGAGCGCGGCCCCAACGGCTCGCGCGGCAAGCTCGTCGGCATCCTCACGAACCGCGACGTGCGCTTCGCGACCAATGCCGGCCAGCCCGTGGCCGAACTGATGACCCGCGACCGGCTCATCACCGTGCGGGAGGGCGTGACGCAGGACGAGGCCAAGCGCCTGCTGCACCAATTCCGCATCGAGAAGCTGCTCGTGGTCGATGACCACTACCGCTGCATCGGCCTCATCACCGTCAAGGACATCGAGAAGCAGGTCACCTACCCCAACGCCGTCAAGGATGAGCAAGGCCGGCTGCGGGTCGCGGCGGCGACCACCACGGGCGATGCCGGCTTCGAGCGGGCCGAGCGCCTGATCGATGCGGGCTGCGACGTGGTCGTAGTCGATACCGCCCACGGCCATTCCCGCAAGGTGCTCGACAGCGTGGCGCGGGTGAAGCAGCTCTCCAACGCCGTGCAGATCATCGCCGGCAACGTCGCCACCGCCGAGGGCGCTCGCGCCCTGATCGATGCGGGCGCCGACGCGATCAAGGTTGGTATCGGACCGGGCTCGATCTGCACCACCCGCATCGTCGCCGGTGTCGGCGTGCCGCAGCTCACGGCGCTGATGGAGGCGGTCGAGGCGGCGCATGGCGCCGACGTGCCGGTGATCGCCGACGGCGGCATCAAGTTCTCGGGCGACCTCGCCAAGGCGATCGCGGCGGGTGCCTCGGTGGCGATGCTGGGCTCGCTGCTGGCGGGCACCGACGAGGCGCCGGGTGAGGTGTTCCTCTACCAGGGCCGCTCCTACAAGAGCTACCGCGGCATGGGCTCGGTCGGCGCGATGGCGCGCGGCTCGGCCGACCGCTACTTCCAGGCCGAGGTCAACGACACCCACAAGCTCGTGCCGGAGGGCATTGAGGGGCAGGTGCCCTACAAGGGCCCGGTCGCGGCGGTGCTGCACCAGCTCGCCGGCGGCCTGCGGGCTGCGATGGGCTATGTCGGCGCCCCGACGGTGCCGGAGTTCCAGGAGCGGGCGCAGTTCGTGCGCATCACCAATGCGGGCTTGCGCGAGAGCCACGTCCACGACGTGACGATCACCCGCGAGAGCCCGAATTATCCGAGCCGCGCCTGA
- the panE gene encoding 2-dehydropantoate 2-reductase, with protein sequence MRILVVGAGATGGYFGARLVEAGRDVTFLVRPARAEKLAARGLSVRSPVGDIRIDAPKTVTADALAGAGPFDLVLLSAKAYDLDSVVADVGPAIGADTAVLPILNGLRHLDVLDQAFGADRVLGGSCAIVATLTGDGEIRQMTDLHTLTYGERDGSRSERIGRIEAQMEGVRFQPRASDKILLEMWEKWVFLATLAGSTTLMRSALGDIVAAPGGRAFIEALHDECQAVAAANGNAAREKVFAGARKMLTAEGSAMTASMLRDIEGGARIEADHIIGDLIARGQSKGVETPVLARVLTHLKAYEHRRTREAA encoded by the coding sequence ATGCGGATTCTCGTGGTCGGAGCTGGCGCGACGGGCGGCTATTTCGGGGCGCGGCTCGTGGAAGCCGGGCGGGACGTGACGTTTCTGGTGCGCCCGGCGCGCGCAGAAAAGCTGGCGGCGCGGGGCCTCTCGGTCCGCAGCCCGGTTGGCGACATCCGGATCGACGCGCCGAAGACCGTGACGGCGGACGCGCTCGCCGGGGCCGGGCCGTTCGACCTCGTCCTCCTCTCGGCCAAGGCCTACGACCTAGACTCGGTGGTCGCGGACGTAGGCCCGGCCATCGGAGCCGACACGGCGGTGCTGCCGATTCTCAACGGCTTACGTCACCTCGACGTGCTCGATCAGGCGTTCGGCGCCGACCGGGTGCTGGGGGGAAGCTGCGCCATCGTCGCGACGCTAACGGGTGACGGCGAGATCCGGCAGATGACCGATCTGCACACCCTCACCTACGGCGAACGCGACGGGTCGCGCTCCGAGCGGATCGGACGCATCGAGGCGCAGATGGAGGGCGTGCGGTTCCAGCCGCGGGCCAGCGACAAGATCCTGCTGGAGATGTGGGAGAAGTGGGTCTTCCTCGCGACGCTCGCGGGATCGACGACCCTCATGCGCTCGGCGCTCGGCGACATCGTCGCGGCGCCCGGCGGCCGGGCCTTCATCGAAGCGCTGCACGACGAGTGCCAGGCGGTGGCTGCCGCCAACGGAAACGCCGCCCGCGAGAAGGTCTTCGCCGGCGCCCGCAAGATGCTGACGGCGGAAGGTTCGGCGATGACCGCCTCGATGCTGCGTGACATCGAGGGCGGCGCCCGCATCGAGGCCGACCACATCATCGGCGACCTGATCGCGCGCGGGCAGTCCAAGGGCGTGGAGACGCCGGTGCTCGCCCGGGTGCTGACGCATCTCAAGGCCTACGAGCACCGGCGCACCCGCGAGGCGGCCTGA
- a CDS encoding FtsW/RodA/SpoVE family cell cycle protein: MMSRAERSPLADWWWTVDRGLLAGLGCLMVAGLVFLMGGGPPVAERIGLPTFYFLNRQAMYLAPTILLIIAVSFLSVRHIRRFALVTWLLGVVLCVAAGKFGPEIKGAHRWIQFGSFGLQPSEFVKPAFVVVTAWAFSEGANRRDMPGVIFAFLLLPMTIVPLILQPDFGQTMLITMVWCTLFFVAGLHWFWVAGLGFAGMIGVFTAYTFLHHVRERINRFMDPESGDSFQEVWSRESFNSGGWFGTGPGEGVAKRHLPDAHTDFIFSVTGEEFGVLVCLGLVALFAYIVIRGLKLARRTDDTFTRLAITGLTTLFGLQACINMAVNTQLMPAKGMTLPFVSYGGSSLISLALGMGFLVALTRKRPRTTAVNQRPPGTMPSAVPGLMQ, translated from the coding sequence ATGATGTCGCGCGCCGAACGCAGCCCCCTCGCGGATTGGTGGTGGACGGTCGATCGCGGCCTGCTTGCGGGCCTCGGCTGCCTGATGGTGGCCGGCCTCGTCTTCCTGATGGGCGGCGGCCCGCCGGTGGCCGAGCGCATCGGCCTGCCGACCTTCTACTTCCTCAACCGGCAGGCGATGTATCTCGCCCCCACCATCCTGCTCATCATCGCCGTGTCGTTCCTGTCGGTTCGCCACATCCGGCGCTTCGCCCTGGTGACGTGGCTGCTCGGCGTGGTGCTGTGCGTCGCGGCCGGCAAGTTCGGCCCCGAGATCAAGGGCGCGCATCGCTGGATCCAGTTCGGCTCCTTCGGCCTCCAGCCCTCCGAATTCGTGAAGCCCGCCTTCGTGGTCGTCACCGCCTGGGCCTTCTCGGAGGGCGCCAACCGCCGCGACATGCCCGGCGTCATCTTCGCGTTCCTGCTGCTGCCGATGACCATCGTGCCGCTGATCCTTCAACCCGATTTCGGCCAGACCATGCTGATCACGATGGTGTGGTGCACGCTGTTCTTCGTCGCCGGGCTGCACTGGTTCTGGGTGGCGGGCCTCGGCTTTGCCGGCATGATCGGCGTGTTCACCGCCTACACCTTCCTCCATCACGTCCGCGAACGCATCAACCGCTTCATGGACCCGGAATCCGGCGACAGCTTCCAGGAGGTCTGGTCGCGCGAATCGTTCAATTCCGGCGGCTGGTTCGGCACAGGCCCCGGCGAGGGCGTGGCCAAGCGCCACCTGCCCGACGCGCATACCGACTTCATCTTCTCGGTGACCGGCGAGGAATTCGGCGTGCTGGTCTGCCTCGGCCTCGTCGCACTGTTCGCCTACATCGTCATCCGTGGGCTGAAGCTCGCGCGCCGCACCGACGACACCTTCACGAGGCTCGCCATCACCGGTCTGACCACGCTCTTCGGCCTCCAGGCCTGCATCAACATGGCGGTGAACACGCAGCTCATGCCGGCCAAGGGCATGACCCTGCCGTTCGTGTCCTACGGCGGCTCCTCGCTGATCTCGCTGGCGCTCGGCATGGGCTTCCTCGTGGCGCTCACCCGCAAGCGCCCCCGCACCACAGCGGTCAACCAACGTCCGCCCGGCACCATGCCGTCGGCCGTTCCGGGACTGATGCAGTGA
- the murG gene encoding undecaprenyldiphospho-muramoylpentapeptide beta-N-acetylglucosaminyltransferase has protein sequence MTVFTPLVLVCAGGTGGHLFPAQSLAYALKDRGIRVALATDARVDSIAGDFPAEEIVTIASATPSGRSVLRRAGAVVTLGRGFGQAARAVRRLNPAAVVGFGGYPTVPPMLAAQLLRVPTILHEQNAVMGRANGFLAKGARVIATGFKEVRGVPEKATARRVHTGNPIRPAVLAVAETPYPGLDEGSPLRLLVFGGSQGARVMSEVVPAAIEKLPQDLRARLHLVQQARPEDLTATQNRYLAMGLGGIEAAPFFKDLPGRMAAAHLVVARSGASTVSELAAIGRPAILVPLPGALDQDQAANAATLAQIGAALSIPQTAFTPDRLAAELVDLFEAPRKLTQAAAAAKTARILDAADRLAALVAETAAAAT, from the coding sequence GTGACCGTCTTCACGCCGCTCGTCCTCGTTTGTGCCGGTGGAACCGGTGGACACCTGTTCCCGGCCCAGAGCCTCGCCTACGCCCTGAAGGATCGTGGGATTCGCGTCGCACTCGCCACCGATGCCCGCGTCGATTCGATCGCGGGCGATTTCCCGGCGGAAGAGATCGTCACCATCGCCTCGGCCACGCCCTCGGGCCGCTCGGTGCTGCGCCGGGCCGGCGCCGTGGTCACGCTCGGCCGGGGCTTCGGTCAGGCGGCCCGCGCCGTGCGGCGGCTCAATCCGGCGGCGGTCGTCGGTTTCGGCGGCTATCCGACCGTGCCGCCGATGCTGGCGGCGCAGTTGCTGCGGGTGCCGACCATCCTGCACGAGCAGAACGCGGTGATGGGCCGGGCCAACGGTTTCCTCGCCAAGGGCGCGCGGGTCATCGCCACCGGTTTCAAGGAGGTGCGCGGCGTCCCCGAGAAGGCGACCGCGCGCCGCGTCCATACCGGCAACCCGATCCGACCGGCGGTGCTGGCCGTCGCCGAGACGCCCTATCCGGGTCTCGATGAAGGCTCTCCCCTGCGCCTCCTCGTGTTCGGCGGCAGCCAGGGCGCCCGCGTGATGAGCGAGGTCGTCCCGGCGGCAATCGAAAAATTACCGCAGGACCTTCGCGCCCGGCTCCACCTCGTGCAGCAGGCCCGGCCCGAGGATCTGACCGCAACGCAGAACCGCTACCTCGCCATGGGGCTCGGCGGCATCGAGGCGGCGCCGTTCTTCAAGGATCTGCCCGGCCGCATGGCCGCCGCCCATCTCGTGGTGGCCCGCTCCGGCGCCTCGACGGTCTCCGAACTCGCCGCCATCGGCCGGCCCGCCATCCTCGTGCCGCTGCCCGGCGCGCTGGATCAGGATCAGGCGGCCAATGCCGCGACGCTGGCCCAGATCGGCGCCGCGCTCTCGATTCCGCAGACCGCCTTCACCCCCGACAGACTCGCCGCCGAGTTGGTGGACCTCTTCGAGGCGCCGCGGAAATTGACCCAGGCCGCCGCTGCGGCCAAAACCGCCCGCATCCTCGACGCGGCCGACCGCCTCGCCGCGCTCGTCGCCGAGACGGCCGCGGCCGCAACTTGA
- a CDS encoding endonuclease domain-containing protein — protein sequence MRSADDERRQFRKRLRHDQTEAERRLWLRLRDRRLAGFKSVRQESIGRYVADFCCREARLIVELNGSQHADCAYDAERDAWLVARGYRVLRFWNAEVMTNTLGVLDTILAALPPSPRTRGEGRDDLVVGATSPQGDGEGGFSSGAAS from the coding sequence GTGCGCTCCGCGGACGACGAGCGGAGGCAGTTTCGCAAACGGCTTCGGCATGACCAGACCGAGGCCGAGCGCCGTCTCTGGCTTCGTCTCCGCGACCGTCGTCTCGCCGGGTTCAAGTCCGTCCGGCAAGAGAGCATCGGCCGTTATGTGGCGGATTTCTGCTGCCGTGAGGCGAGGCTGATCGTCGAGTTGAACGGCAGCCAGCACGCGGACTGCGCCTATGACGCCGAGCGGGATGCGTGGCTGGTCGCGCGTGGCTACCGCGTCTTGCGCTTCTGGAATGCCGAGGTCATGACCAATACCCTTGGTGTGCTCGACACGATCCTCGCCGCACTTCCCCCATCTCCCCGCACGCGGGGAGAGGGTCGCGACGACCTCGTCGTCGGCGCGACGAGCCCGCAGGGCGATGGTGAGGGGGGCTTCTCAAGCGGAGCTGCCTCCTGA
- a CDS encoding RsmB/NOP family class I SAM-dependent RNA methyltransferase → MRVQAWPHHGKFNETFPEPILTPSARLSAAIEILDDIAERRRPAADALKDWGLAHRFAGSGDRAAIASLVYDGLRRRASAAWVMGAENGRAIVIGMLRLQRGLAETSIASLFDGARFAPPPLTEDERKRLTEGSLADAPPEVAGDAPAFVLPSLTALLGDALLPELRALGRRAPLDIRANTLKQSREEAFAALADLSPEMTPLSALGLRIPLGEDGRGPALHVDPLFLEGGFEIQDEGSQIASLLAGAKPGETVVDLCAGGGGKSLALAAITGNAAHIIATDADPRRLAPIHERLRRSGAQVEVRTPRTGKARSDVLAPLDGTVDRVLVDAPCTGTGTWRRNPDAKWRLRPGSLAGRIAEQAEVLDRAARLLRPGGTVVYVTCSLLPEENDAAVDGLLQRSRAIRPVATDLTSVPGLDERVRKTARGIQMSPALTGTDGFYVATMTRKS, encoded by the coding sequence CTGCGGGTCCAAGCGTGGCCGCACCACGGCAAGTTTAACGAAACGTTTCCGGAGCCGATCCTGACCCCCTCCGCCCGCCTCTCCGCCGCCATCGAGATCCTCGACGACATCGCCGAGCGCCGCCGCCCGGCCGCCGACGCCCTCAAGGATTGGGGGCTTGCTCACCGCTTCGCCGGTTCGGGCGACCGGGCGGCGATCGCGAGCCTCGTCTATGACGGGTTGCGGCGCCGGGCCTCTGCCGCCTGGGTCATGGGCGCGGAGAACGGTCGGGCCATCGTGATCGGCATGCTGCGCCTCCAGCGCGGCCTCGCCGAGACCAGCATCGCCTCGCTGTTCGACGGGGCGCGCTTCGCCCCCCCTCCCCTGACCGAGGACGAGCGCAAGCGGCTGACGGAGGGAAGCCTCGCCGACGCGCCCCCCGAAGTCGCCGGCGATGCGCCGGCCTTCGTGCTGCCCTCGCTGACCGCGCTGCTCGGCGATGCACTGCTGCCCGAACTGCGGGCGCTCGGCCGCCGGGCACCGCTCGACATCCGCGCCAACACCCTGAAGCAGAGCCGCGAAGAGGCCTTCGCGGCATTGGCCGACCTCTCGCCCGAGATGACGCCACTCTCGGCGCTGGGCCTGCGCATTCCGCTCGGCGAGGACGGGCGCGGCCCGGCGCTCCATGTCGATCCGCTCTTCCTGGAAGGCGGATTCGAGATCCAGGACGAGGGTTCGCAGATCGCGAGCCTGCTCGCCGGGGCAAAGCCGGGCGAGACCGTCGTCGATCTCTGCGCGGGCGGGGGCGGCAAGTCGCTGGCGCTCGCCGCGATCACCGGCAACGCCGCTCACATCATCGCCACCGATGCCGACCCGCGCCGTCTCGCCCCGATCCACGAGCGCCTGCGCCGCTCGGGAGCGCAGGTCGAGGTGCGCACGCCGCGGACCGGCAAGGCGCGCTCCGACGTGCTGGCGCCTCTCGACGGCACGGTCGATCGGGTTCTGGTCGATGCCCCCTGCACCGGCACCGGCACGTGGCGCCGCAACCCGGACGCCAAGTGGCGCCTGCGGCCGGGCAGCCTCGCCGGCCGGATCGCCGAGCAGGCCGAGGTGCTCGACCGGGCGGCCCGTCTGCTGCGCCCCGGTGGAACCGTCGTCTACGTCACCTGCTCGCTCCTGCCCGAGGAGAACGACGCCGCCGTGGACGGATTGCTCCAGCGCAGCCGGGCGATCCGGCCGGTGGCGACCGATCTCACCTCCGTTCCCGGTCTCGACGAGCGGGTCCGCAAGACGGCCCGCGGCATCCAGATGAGCCCGGCGCTCACAGGTACCGACGGTTTCTATGTCGCGACAATGACACGTAAAAGCTGA